The Lucilia cuprina isolate Lc7/37 chromosome 5, ASM2204524v1, whole genome shotgun sequence genome includes a window with the following:
- the LOC111676594 gene encoding tonsoku-like protein produces MEEKKYLKRKEKAFNDGNREQLAIACNNLGDFYNQQGRYQNAVKEYQEEASIYARMGKKLETAKAHRMVGEMYMLLCEFDHGKEHINDYLKIAKKLQNKVEEQRAYTTLGRAHLLHGQALADTSASNAMTQLKHAEKAFLKSLLLTKELTGQISKLEQLDMQARCYLNIGVVKEHMEEFDEAISYMEKALKISKSHDIFELTHMCYVSMSLMYHSKRNDATLALRYCNMALDVAKRFSQKVKKICETLIIKSEILVKAGDFASAKQILTKAYKKNTPDENDRTTIEKTLRIVVKICQILDELITTSSIDYAKRKALYEKLGDGCCHLGNYTKALEYYRKMLECAQLNKEPPKSLIPIYVSLYQTYKDNKEYDHALEFLWKEYELNKDVHNEAFSTLCSIAEICELQMQSFWTIQDIYQKAKDHASKAGDVRTKLEKIAYARLRKLQIKHNMNVLAEEMAQEAISKGIDLNSLDDESDTESDGTAINENNTPDLGEDICLDDLTDSDTSDLDETEKPRPHRATRGTRSLTIKRNNKGETQLHQACIAGNIELVRRLIDQGHVVNVRDHAGWLPLHEASNHGFRDIVQLLLDRGAAVAINDKGGTSCDGITPLYDACSNGYLDVVELLLERGADATVKTDYGETCLSGLDKWRSTATLTEGEQVEYEQIRARLIKTLSKVGICQTQSSKPLTNANTETKRKPQEHSKETSTIIEELESEMEEIDEAENIRPSTSRFNRSKEKTKTRSPASASVEYKNAIEQLKHPHHRNAMMDSDSDSYTTSESGKNKRSAYLDAEEIDEDSWLIDDLGPERKKRRYQTTPTKNPRPMCSVSKTHYKSPAKDHTHHSIDSGNATWLRDSLTPENDAFQVLLDAATGTTSQQRQKQAKKLSLSRSSSISSNASIATSSQRQKPKHQSSLLESGFCRFRSESPLITSDDSNDAHTAVNMRTTEPDSTTTSIQLLISPSKSSPIKVQATPLTLPTTVSFKVKVEEELLLVPVDRKKISDINIRWLAEEASRRYYNLVGLKPLLRLKTADGFAYEENDPINVALEQNMILATVLEWQISPLGQRYEEMCIQLHKVVNSDVQDVLQRAQISNSIYLTDFWLTPLQIEPIFKAILHQTNLRILDLSNNFIQNEGCRLLAKSLPTLKQLKALNLKGNFITADGLESLLFCPGIEKLCDIEELVLSQNPLGNTSLRMLDRFCNSASGKSLQKLHISQCNLTQLYDYDFAFYQLVDFDISFNQLNDDSIRKLLSKLNSCRLQSLNLSYIKMELSDDDRLNLVLADKLAEFFESGTCEKFKNIELVGCQLSDVNIYKIVQCLSRANDLELFNISNNVRLSSSSLHFILDKLPQLRKLVAINCTNLIEADKVERLAHLKQIPNYISITLSSCDLSMSCLNDKLCQLWQEHWGDRGKIKSFDNNLILYTNDKDLSDI; encoded by the exons aTGGAAGAAAAAA agTATTTAAAACGAAAAGAGAAAGCATTTAATGATGGAAACAGAGAACAATTAGCAATAGCTTGTAATAATTTGGGTGATTTTTATAACCAGCAGGGACGTTATCAAAATGCTGTCAAGGAATACCAAGAAGAGGCGAGCATTTATGCCAGAATGGGCAAGAAATTGGAAACGGCCAAAGCGCACCGAATGGTGGGTGAAATGTACATGTTGCTATGCGAATTCGATCATGGCAAGGAACATATAAATGATTATTTAA AAATTGCTAAGAAACTACAAAATAAAGTGGAAGAACAGCGAGCATATACAACTTTGGGCAGGGCCCATCTATTACATGGACAAGCTCTTGCTGATACTTCTGCCTCTAACGCCATGACACAATTAAAACATGCTGAAAAGGCATTTCTTAAAAGTCTTTTGCTTACCAAAga aTTAACGGGTCAAATTTCTAAATTGGAACAGCTTGATATGCAAGCGCGTTGTTATCTAAATATTGGTGTAGTTAAAGAGCACATGGAAGAGTTTGATGAAGCAATTTCTTATATGGAAAAGGCTTTAAAAATAAGCAAATCACACGATATATTTGAGTTGACTCATATGTGTTATGTTTCAATGAGTTTAATGTACCACAGTAAAAGGAACGATGCTACATTGGCTTTACGGTATTGCAATATGGCACTGGATGTTGCCAAACGTTTTAGtcagaaagtaaaaaaaatttgtgaaacCCTTATTATTAAATCGGAAATTCTCGTAAAAGCTGGAGACTTTGCCAGTGCCAAACAGATTTTGACAAAGGCTTACAAGAAAAATACACCTGATGAAAATGATCGGACAACTATTGAAAAGACTTTAAGAAttg TTGTAAAAATTTGCCAAATTCTAGATGAACTTATTACAACAAGTTCAATCGATTATGCTAAACGTAAAGCGCTCTATGAAAAACTAGGTGATGGTTGTTGTCATTTAGGTAACTATACGAAAGCTTTAGAATATTACCGGAAAATGTTGGAATGTGCCCAATTGAATAAGGAACCACCAAAATCCCTGATACCGATTTATGTGAGTCTCTATCAAACTTATAAGGACAACAAGGAATACGATCACGCACTTGAGTTTCTCTGGAAAGAATACGAACTAAATAAAGATGTACACAACGAGGCGTTTTCTACATTATGCAGTATTGCTGAAATTTGTGAATTGCAAATGCAATCGTTTTGGACAATTCAAGATATCTATCAAAAAGCTAAAGATCACGCTTCCAAAGCTGGAGAtgttagaacaaaactagaaaagattGCTTACGCAAGATtgagaaaattacaaattaagcATAATATGAATGTTTTGGCGGAGGAGATGGCACAGGAAGCAATAAGTAAAG ggATTGATTTAAATTCCCTTGACGATGAAAGCGATACTGAGTCAGATGGAACAGCAATCAATGAAAATAATACACCAGATTTAGGTGAAGATATATGTTTAGACGATCTTACCGATTCAGATACAAGTGATTTGGATGAAACTGAAAAACCAAGACCACATCGAGCTACCCGAGGCACACGTTCACTGACCATTAAACGAAACAACAAGGGTGAAACACAATTACATCAGGCTTGCATTGCTGGAAACATCGAATTAGTAAGAAGGCTTATAGACCAGGGCCATGTTGTTAATGTTCGAGATCATGCGGGATGGTTGCCGTTACACGAAGCCAGCAATCATGGATTTCGCGATATTGTTCAATTGTTGTTAGATCGAGGAGCTGCTGTTGCCATTAATGATAAAGGAGGTACGAGTTGCGATGGCATAACGCCGCTTTACGATGCATGTTCAAATGGTTACCTTGATGTAGTTGAGCTGTTGTTGGAGCGTGGCGCAGATGCTACTGTGAAGACAGATTACGGCGAGACCTGTTTAAGTGGTTTGGATAAATGGCGCAGTACTGCGACATTGACTGAAGGTGAACAAGTCGAATATGAACAAATAAGAGCTCGTCTAATAAAAACGCTATCAAAAGTGGGAATATGCCAGACTCAATCCAGTAAACCCTTGACAAATGCAAATACGGAAACCAAACGAAAACCACAGGAACATTCTAAAGAAACTAGCACTATAATTGAAGAACTGGAAAGTGAAATGGAAGAAATCGATGAAGCTGAAAATATACGACCATCTACTTCTCGATTTAATCGTTcaaaagaaaaaacgaaaacacGTTCTCCCGCAAGTGCCAGTGTTGAGTATAAAAATGCCATTGAGCAATTAAAACATCCCCATCATCGTAATGCAATGATGGATAGTGATAGCGATTCTTATACCACTAGCGAAAGTGGAAAAAATAAACGTTCTGCATATCTTGATGCAGAAGAAATTGATGAAGATTCTTGGTTAATCGATGATTTAGGgccagaaagaaaaaaacgacGATATCaaacaacaccaacaaaaaaTCCTCGTCCCATGTGTTCCGTTTCCAAAACACATTACAAGTCACCGGCTAAAGATCATACACACCATTCCATAGACTCAGGCAATGCCACATGGCTCAGAGATTCTTTGACACCTGAAAATGATGCCTTTCAAGTGCTATTGGATGCAGCAACTGGAACAACATCACAACAACGACAGAAACAAGCCAAAAAGCTTAGTCTATCGCGATCGTCAAGTATTAGCAGCAATGCAAGTATTGCAACAAGTTCACAACGACAAAAGCCAAAACACCAGTCATCCCTTCTGGAAAGCGGTTTTTGTCGTTTTCGAAGTGAAAGTCCATTGATTACTAGTGATGATTCAAATGATGCACACACAGCTGTTAATATGCGTACGACAGAACCAGACTCTACAACAACTTCAATACAGCTTTTAATATCACCTTCTAAATCCTCCCCCATTAAAGTACAAGCTACACCGCTTACACTTCCGACTACAGTCTCTTTTAAGGTGAAAGTAGAAGAGGAACTTCTTTTGGTACCCGTCGATAGAAAAAAGATTTCTGACATAAATATACGTTGGCTAGCAGAAGAAGCATCGAGAAGATATTACAA tttggTGGGCTTAAAGCCTCTGTTACGTCTGAAAACCGCGGATGGCTTTGCTTATGAGGAAAATGATCCTATCAACGTGGCTCTAGAACAAAACATGATTTTAGCAACAGTATTGGAATGGCAAATCTCACCATTGGGACAACGCTATGAAGAAATGTGCATACAATTACATAAAG ttgttaACAGTGACGTGCAAGATGTTTTGCAGCGAGCCCAAATCTCCAATTCTATATATTTAACTGATTTTTGGTTAACACCATTGCAAATCGAACCTATTTTCAAAGCGATTTTACATCAAACTAATCTAAGGATTTTAGATCTAAgcaataattttatacaaaacgaAGGTTGCCGTCTTTTGGCCAAGTCGCTGCCGACGTTAAAGCAACTGAAAGCTTTAAATTTGAAAGGAAATTTCATAACTGCAGATGGCTTGGAGTCATTGCTGTTTTGTCCGGGTATTGAGAAACTTTGTGACATAGAGGAATTGGTATTAAGTCAAAATCCATTGGGTAACACATCTCTACGTATGCTCGATCGTTTTTGCAATAGTGCATCGggaaaatctttacaaaaactacACATATCACAGtgtaatttaacacaattatatGATTACGATTTCGCATTCTATCAGTTGGTAGATTTCGATATAAGTTTTAATCAATTAAATGACGATTCCATTCGTAAGCTATTGTCAAAGCTTAATTCTTGTCGTTTACAGTCATTGAATTTAAGTTACATTAAAATGGAACTATCAGATGACGATCGATTAAATTTAGTATTGGCCGACAAATTGGCAGAATTCTTTGAAAGCGGGACATGTgagaaattcaaaaatattgaattagtCGGTTGTCAATTAAGTGAtgtgaatatttataaaattgtccAATGTCTTAGCCGAGCCAATGATTTAGAACTGTTTAATATATCAAACAATGTCCGTTTATCTAGTTCATCTTTACATTTTATTCTTGATAAGCTGCCTCAACTGCGTAAATTAGTTGCAATAAACTGCACAAATTTAATCGAAGCTGATAAAGTTGAACGTCTAGCGCATTTAAAACAGATTCCAAATTATATATCTATAACATTATCAAGCTGTGATCTGTCAATGTCATGTCTTAATGATAAACTATGCCAATTATGGCAAGAGCACTGGGGTGATAGAGGTAAGATTAAGTCGtttgataataatttaattttgtatacaaatgaTAAAGATTTAagtgatatttaa
- the LOC111676596 gene encoding probable medium-chain specific acyl-CoA dehydrogenase, mitochondrial, with protein MAFLNRIATRSVRQLANRSYVSVSHVSANGPSFGLTEEQKQMQDMARKFAREEIIPVAGQYDKTGEYPWDIVKKAWSLGLMNNHIPQEYGGLGLDNFTTCLIAEELAYGCTGIMTAMEASSLGQTPIIIAANHEQKKKYLGRLIEEPLVAAYCVTEPGAGSDVAGVKTRAEKKGDEWIINGQKMWITNGGVANWYFVLARTNPDPKAPASKAFTGFIVERDTPGLTPGRKEINMGQRASDTRGITFEDVRVPKENVLIGEGAGFKIAMGTFDKTRAPVAAGAVGLAQRCLDEALKYSLDRKTFGTPIAYHQAVQFMLADMAIGVETGRLAYRLAAWEVDQGRRNSYYASIAKCHAADVANKIASDAVQIFGGNGFNTEYPVEKLMRDAKIYQIYEGTSQIQRLIISRNMFEAAKQSSQ; from the exons atggcATTTTTAAATAGA attgCTACACGCTCGGTACGCCAATTGGCAAATCGTTCTTATGTTTCTGTCTCACATGTCTCCGCCAATGGCCCCTCATTTGGTTTAAccgaagaacaaaaacaaatgcagGATATGGCCCGTAAATTTGCTCGTGAGGAAATTATTCCTGTAGCTGGACAATACGATAAGACTGGCGAGTATCCTTGGGATATTGTAAAGAAAGCTTGGTCCTTGGGTCTCATGAACAATCACATTCCTCAGGAGTATGGAGGCTTAGGTCTAGACAACTTTACAACTTGTTTGATTGCCGAAGAATTGGCTTACGGTTGCACTGGTATTATGACTGCTATGGAGGCTAGTTCATTGGgt CAAACTCCAATTATTATTGCTGCTAATCACGaacagaagaaaaaatatttaggtCGCTTGATTGAAGAACCACTTGTTGCCGCATACTGTGTTACTGAACCTGGTGCTGGTTCTGATGTTGCCGGTGTTAAAACTCGTGCCGAAAAGAAAGGTGATGAATGGATTATTAACGGTCAAAAAATGTGGATTACTAATGGTGGTGTAGCCAATTGGTACTTCGTTTTGGCTCGCACAAACCCTGATCCCAAAGCTCCTGCCAGTAAAGCCTTTACCGGATTCATTGTAGAACGTGATACTCCCGGTTTAACTCCCGGCCGCAAGGAAATTAACATGGGTCAACGCGCTTCCGATACACGTGGCATCACATTTGAAGATGTTCGCGTACCAAAAGAAAATGTACTAATTGGTGAAGGTGCTGGCTTTAAAATCGCTATGGGTACCTTTGACAAGACTCGCGCCCCTGTAGCTGCTGGTGCCGTTGGTTTGGCCCAACGTTGCCTTGACGAAGCTTTGAAGTATTCTTTGGATCGTAAAACTTTCGGTACACCCATTGCCTACCACCAAGCTGTGCAATTTATGCTTGCCGATATGGCTATCGGTGTTGAAACTGGTCGTCTAGCTTATCGTCTTGCCGCTTGGGAAGTAGATCAAGGTCGCCGTAACAGTTACTACGCTTCAATTGCCAAATGCCATGCTGCCGATGTGGCCAATAAAATTGCCTCCGATGCTGTACAAATTTTCGGCGGCAATGGCTTTAACACTGAATACCCCGTAGAAAAGTTAATGCGCGACGCCAAAATCTATCAAATTTACGAAGGAACTTCTCAAATTCAACGTCTGATCATTTCTAGAAATATGTTTGAAGCTGCCAAACAATCCTCCCAATAA